In Nymphaea colorata isolate Beijing-Zhang1983 chromosome 5, ASM883128v2, whole genome shotgun sequence, one genomic interval encodes:
- the LOC116254439 gene encoding ras-related protein RABE1a-like gives MAVATARARADYDYLIKLLLIGDSGVGKSCLLLRFSDDSFTTSFITTIGIDFKIRTVELDGKRIKLQIWDTAGQERFRTITTAYYRGAMGILLVYDVTDESSFNNIRNWIRNIEQHASDNVNKILVGNKADMDESRRAVPTSRGQALADEYGIKFFETSAKTNLNVENVFFTIARDIKQRLADTDNKAEPQAIKLNKADPTKGDDKALQRPACCSS, from the exons ATGGCGGTGGCAACTGCTAGGGCTCGAGCAGACTACGACTACCTCATAAAGCTTCTCCTGATCGGCGATAGCG GTGTTGGAAAGAGTTGCTTACTTTTACGCTTTTCTGATGATTCTTTCACAACCAGCTTCATTACCACAATTGG GATAGACTTCAAAATAAGAACAGTCGAGCTTGATGGCAAGCGGATTAAACTGCAGATTTGGGATACTGCTGGTCAGGAGCGATTCCGGACAATCACAACTG CTTATTACAGGGGTGCAATGGGTATTTTACTGGTGTATGATGTGACAGATGAATCTTCTTTTAACA ACATTCGGAATTGGATACGGAACATTGAGCAACATGCATCTGACAATGTCAACAAGATACTCGTAGGAAACAAAGCAGACATGGATGAGAGCAGAAGG GCTGTGCCTACTTCACGAGGACAGGCTCTTGCTGATGAATATGGCATTAAGTTCTTCGAAACT AGTGCAAAGACAAATTTAAACGTGGAGAATGTGTTTTTTACAATTGCAAGAGATATAAAGCAGAGGCTTGCTGATACAGACAATAAGGCTGAG CCTCAAGCCATCAAGCTTAACAAGGCAGACCCGACTAAGGGAGATGACAAAGCTCTTCAGAGACCAGCCTGCTGCAGTTCTTGA